In one Streptomyces sp. NBC_01288 genomic region, the following are encoded:
- a CDS encoding SGNH/GDSL hydrolase family protein: MIGSNSSPGRQSRTRRAAAGVLAASAVVLTLSAPTAAATSTSTDGPAYVALGDSYASGAGLAGVKDKECDRTTGSYPSLISRLASKVGLDHTFDDVTCSGATTNNYWNPKGSKAPQADVLTPRTRLVTLTMGGNDVGFSSVLATCARVAATDREGTPCKQYFTADGKDVLADRVATMEGRVHDVLADIRRRSPHAKVIVVGYPALFPDNGVGCAEVPFAKGDFAYLRDTTKQANAALRRQATAEGVHASYADTYTATVGHDMCRPREERWVESLTPAASTAAAHPNESGQFAVAIATLRQIYKP, encoded by the coding sequence TTGATCGGATCGAACAGTTCTCCGGGCAGGCAGTCCAGGACGCGCCGCGCCGCCGCCGGAGTCCTGGCCGCCTCGGCCGTCGTCCTCACGCTGAGCGCGCCGACCGCGGCGGCCACCTCCACCTCCACCGACGGGCCCGCCTATGTGGCGCTCGGCGACTCCTACGCCTCCGGGGCCGGCCTGGCCGGTGTGAAGGACAAGGAATGCGACCGTACGACCGGCAGCTACCCCAGTCTGATCTCCCGGCTCGCCTCGAAGGTGGGCCTTGACCACACATTCGACGACGTCACGTGCAGCGGCGCCACCACGAACAACTACTGGAATCCCAAAGGCAGTAAGGCGCCCCAAGCGGACGTACTCACTCCGCGCACGAGACTCGTCACCCTGACCATGGGCGGCAACGACGTCGGCTTCAGCAGTGTGCTCGCCACCTGCGCCCGCGTCGCCGCGACGGACCGCGAGGGCACCCCCTGCAAGCAGTACTTCACGGCGGACGGCAAGGACGTACTGGCCGACCGCGTCGCCACCATGGAGGGGCGCGTCCACGATGTGCTCGCCGACATCAGGCGACGCAGTCCGCACGCCAAGGTGATCGTCGTCGGTTACCCGGCGCTCTTCCCCGACAACGGCGTCGGCTGCGCCGAAGTCCCCTTTGCCAAGGGGGACTTCGCCTATCTGCGGGACACCACGAAGCAGGCCAACGCGGCGCTGCGACGCCAGGCGACGGCCGAGGGTGTGCACGCGTCCTACGCGGACACCTATACGGCGACGGTGGGCCACGACATGTGCCGGCCGCGTGAGGAACGATGGGTCGAGTCGCTCACCCCAGCTGCCAGCACCGCAGCCGCGCACCCCAATGAGTCCGGCCAGTTCGCCGTGGCCATCGCCACCCTGCGGCAGATCTACAAGCCGTAG